AAAGTGCGGCGAAATAGCCGTTTTGGAATGAAGCCACCTGGAGCTCTGCCTCGAAGAGGCCAGGCGGCCACTCGCCGACTGCTCCCGCCTGTGGCACTACCACCAAATCCGCGCCGTGCAGACGGAGCAGGCGCATGTACTCCGGGAAGTGCCGGTCATAGCAGATGGCCACGCCAACGCGTCCCACCTGCGTCGCGTGCACTAAGGGAGCCGGTGGCCCAGGGGCATAGTATCCCTTCTCGTGGAAGCCTGGCCCCTCGTAGATGTGCACCATGCGCGTCACGCCGCATAGCCGGCCGTCCGCATCGATGACTGGCGAGGAGTCGAAGGTGCGCGCGCCGCGCCGTTCGAAGAGATTGAGCACCACGACCAGCTTGTGCTGCGCAGCAAGCCTGCAGAAGAGCTCTGTGGTCGGTCCCGGGATCGGCTCTGCCAGTGCCTGGAGGTCGTCGCCAGCCGGGCACCGAGGGTAGAAGGGGGTGAGACCGAGCTCGGCGAAGGCGACAAGATGGGCTCCCTGCTGCGCCGCTTCCTTCACGGCCGCAATGGCACGCTGCAG
This window of the Calditrichota bacterium genome carries:
- a CDS encoding carbon-nitrogen hydrolase family protein, with protein sequence MRAPLRLALIQQHATDDLGDNLQRAIAAVKEAAQQGAHLVAFAELGLTPFYPRCPAGDDLQALAEPIPGPTTELFCRLAAQHKLVVVLNLFERRGARTFDSSPVIDADGRLCGVTRMVHIYEGPGFHEKGYYAPGPPAPLVHATQVGRVGVAICYDRHFPEYMRLLRLHGADLVVVPQAGAVGEWPPGLFEAELQVASFQNGYFAALCNRVGKEGSLTFEGKSFVTAPDGRIVAQAPAGRDHLLLVDIDLEEVATCHAARHFLPDRRPEVYTDLCRRNAS